A genomic segment from Clostridium pasteurianum BC1 encodes:
- a CDS encoding AI-2E family transporter: MLKISLVVTKALGSDKVKKNIIYYLIIINLTLLAFNFLGKMAAIRKIIGVVDKAFLIPLFVSILIYYIIRPLNNIFIKKGLGYGRSSILTLIIFAFVLSGVFYYFSNYAYEQFQQISSKLWQIINDRKNIDGIINWVNNFINVEEIYSLATLMVKHYIQGIGYNFKRIISYFMNAFSMVLLIIVIVFYMLKDGHKFKEKLLTFIPEKYRDTSDRICDNCDDVLSHYVTGQAKVALSLSIMIFIGYIIIKMPNAMLLSSITFVLAFIPFIGFFISMIIPVIIALSMGLSMIIKLIVVFIIVQTLKGRIVVPAIMSKSMNIHPLTDIFLVISAISIAGPFAAFAVVPIYAIIKNTIIILKKIAYKKAN; the protein is encoded by the coding sequence ATGTTAAAAATAAGTTTAGTAGTTACTAAAGCTTTAGGAAGTGATAAAGTGAAAAAAAATATAATTTATTATTTAATAATTATAAACCTTACACTATTAGCCTTCAATTTTTTAGGAAAGATGGCCGCTATAAGAAAAATTATAGGTGTTGTAGATAAAGCTTTTTTAATTCCATTATTTGTTTCAATACTTATATATTATATTATAAGGCCTTTAAATAATATTTTCATTAAAAAGGGACTGGGTTATGGAAGATCAAGTATTCTTACTTTGATTATTTTTGCATTTGTTTTAAGTGGAGTATTTTATTATTTCAGCAATTATGCTTATGAGCAGTTCCAGCAAATTAGTAGTAAACTTTGGCAGATAATAAATGATAGGAAGAATATTGATGGAATTATAAATTGGGTTAATAATTTTATAAATGTAGAGGAAATATATAGTTTGGCAACACTAATGGTTAAGCATTACATTCAAGGAATAGGATATAATTTTAAACGAATTATAAGCTATTTTATGAATGCCTTTTCTATGGTTCTTCTTATAATTGTTATAGTTTTTTACATGCTTAAGGATGGTCATAAATTTAAGGAAAAACTATTAACTTTTATACCTGAAAAGTATAGGGATACTTCAGACAGGATATGTGACAATTGTGATGATGTATTAAGTCATTATGTTACAGGTCAGGCGAAGGTTGCTCTATCACTGTCAATAATGATATTTATAGGTTATATAATAATAAAAATGCCAAATGCAATGTTGCTTTCAAGTATAACTTTTGTTCTTGCATTTATACCTTTTATTGGATTTTTCATATCTATGATAATTCCGGTAATTATAGCCTTAAGTATGGGATTATCCATGATAATAAAGCTTATAGTTGTTTTTATAATAGTTCAGACATTAAAGGGCAGAATAGTTGTTCCTGCTATAATGTCAAAAAGTATGAATATTCATCCCTTGACGGATATATTTTTAGTGATTTCAGCGATTTCCATTGCGGGACCCTTTGCAGCTTTTGCAGTAGTGCCAATTTATGCAATAATAAAAAATACAATTATTATCTTAAAAAAGATAGCCTACAAGAAGGCTAACTAA